From Xylanibacter oryzae DSM 17970, a single genomic window includes:
- the pstC gene encoding phosphate ABC transporter permease subunit PstC, producing MNSDKILKRVLFASSLVIIMIAVAMVFSLFERSLPSISKFGWRFLISDQWNPTQGSENYGALLFIAGTLLTSVVALVLAIPLAFCTSLFVAEYFRGTKLASVVGTLVDLLAGIPSIIYGLWGFYILCPLVVKLGLSPQGFGVFTSALILAIMIVPYATSLSNTTIAMVPNDLKEAAYALGATRLEVIRTVVLPNARSGMTASYILAFGRAIGETLAVTMLIGNENVIPHGLFSTGNTMASVIANQFGEASGLQLSALIELALLLFVITTIINAIGKYIIKKIG from the coding sequence ATGAATAGTGATAAAATTCTGAAACGCGTATTGTTCGCCTCCTCTCTGGTTATCATTATGATAGCCGTGGCAATGGTATTTTCACTGTTCGAGAGGTCGTTACCGTCTATATCCAAATTTGGATGGCGGTTTCTGATCTCCGACCAGTGGAATCCTACGCAGGGGAGTGAGAATTATGGCGCATTGCTCTTTATAGCCGGTACACTGCTCACATCAGTAGTAGCTCTGGTTCTAGCCATCCCGTTGGCGTTCTGCACTTCGCTGTTCGTTGCGGAATACTTCCGTGGTACTAAGCTTGCATCTGTTGTCGGTACACTTGTAGATCTTTTGGCTGGCATCCCGTCCATCATCTATGGCCTCTGGGGATTCTATATACTTTGCCCATTAGTCGTTAAATTAGGATTGAGTCCGCAGGGATTTGGTGTATTTACATCGGCATTGATACTTGCCATTATGATTGTACCTTACGCCACATCTTTGAGCAATACTACAATAGCGATGGTGCCTAACGACCTGAAAGAAGCCGCATATGCGCTGGGTGCCACTCGACTGGAAGTAATACGCACGGTGGTGTTGCCAAATGCCCGTTCGGGAATGACAGCAAGCTACATTCTTGCCTTCGGTCGAGCTATCGGTGAGACTTTGGCAGTGACCATGCTTATTGGTAATGAGAACGTTATACCACATGGACTTTTCTCTACTGGTAATACTATGGCGAGTGTTATCGCCAATCAGTTCGGTGAGGCTAGTGGATTGCAGTTGAGTGCATTGATAGAGCTAGCTCTGCTCCTCTTTGTGATAACTACGATTATCAATGCGATAGGTAAATACATCATTAAAAAGATTGGATAA
- a CDS encoding DUF5703 domain-containing protein codes for MKKSILCALALVAELFATQPINAQIPIDYVWKTPSKNSSESMPCGGGSVGMNVWVENGTIFFYVCRTGSFDENNTILKQGRFRINLIPALKTDANFSQILHLSDGYVSVSDGEKTVNIWVDVFKPVIHVDIDGKQSLKVEASYDNWRIEDKQLGDRERFQTSYKWSAPKGTVTHRDSISADKQSITFFHHNGELTIFDATVAQQKMESVKTIMYNPLKNLTFGGEMSGNGFFLKGENKGVYADTPYSTWIYESVNAAKHQQLQITLASAQGDIPQWKNELEKTKTAVNTKKDKDITRKWWKQYWQRSVIEGNGECAAITRNYTLFRYMLGCNAISEWPTKFNGGLLAFDPVYVDKNNHFTPDYRNWGGGVHTMQNQRLVYWPMLKSGDYDAMKSQFDFYLRILENAQLRSNVYWNHKGAAFTEQMENFGLPNFDEYGKKRPVGYDPGIQYNAWLEYTWDTALEFCEMILESESYSNNNISEYIPFVKSTLDFFDEHYRYLAKSRGIKELDGDGKLIIYPGSGAETFKMAYNPTSTVAGLKVVTSSLIAYLSKHNSDSISLNKYKELLQRIPDISFREVDGHKILSPAVTWARVNNTEPTELYPVFPWHIYGVGKPDIKLAQDTYLYDPFALKFRSHVGWKQDNIWAADLGLADEAARLAQLKLSDGPYRFPAFWGPGFDWSPDHNWGGSGMIGLQDMLLQEADGKIIIFPAWPKSWNVHFKLHATQKTTVEAILKDGKITELIVLPKSRTKDVVSNIN; via the coding sequence ATGAAAAAATCTATATTATGTGCACTCGCCTTAGTTGCTGAATTGTTCGCAACACAGCCTATAAATGCCCAGATACCGATAGATTATGTATGGAAAACACCTAGTAAAAACTCATCAGAATCTATGCCATGCGGAGGAGGCAGCGTAGGAATGAATGTGTGGGTGGAAAATGGAACTATCTTTTTCTATGTTTGTAGAACAGGCTCTTTTGATGAAAATAATACAATATTAAAGCAAGGCCGCTTCCGTATAAATCTTATTCCGGCGCTGAAGACTGATGCCAATTTCTCACAGATTCTACATTTGAGTGATGGATATGTATCAGTTTCTGATGGTGAAAAAACTGTAAATATATGGGTTGATGTCTTTAAACCTGTGATACATGTAGATATTGATGGAAAACAGAGTTTGAAAGTTGAGGCTAGTTATGACAATTGGCGAATTGAAGATAAACAATTAGGAGATAGAGAAAGATTCCAGACTTCATATAAATGGAGTGCACCTAAGGGAACTGTTACTCATCGTGATTCAATATCAGCTGATAAACAATCGATAACATTCTTCCATCATAATGGAGAACTCACTATATTTGATGCTACTGTGGCTCAACAAAAAATGGAAAGTGTTAAGACGATTATGTATAATCCACTTAAGAATCTTACATTTGGAGGGGAAATGTCAGGTAATGGTTTCTTCTTAAAAGGAGAAAATAAAGGAGTCTATGCAGATACTCCATATTCAACATGGATCTACGAGAGCGTAAATGCAGCGAAGCATCAACAATTGCAGATAACATTAGCATCTGCGCAGGGTGATATACCGCAGTGGAAAAATGAGTTGGAAAAAACAAAAACAGCAGTTAATACTAAAAAAGACAAGGACATTACTCGTAAATGGTGGAAACAATATTGGCAACGTAGTGTGATTGAAGGAAATGGAGAATGTGCAGCTATAACACGAAACTATACCTTGTTCCGTTATATGTTAGGTTGTAATGCTATTAGTGAATGGCCAACAAAATTTAATGGAGGATTATTAGCTTTCGACCCTGTATATGTGGATAAAAATAATCATTTTACGCCTGATTACCGAAATTGGGGTGGTGGAGTACATACAATGCAGAATCAGCGCCTTGTATATTGGCCTATGTTGAAAAGCGGAGATTATGATGCAATGAAGTCACAGTTTGATTTCTATTTGCGTATTCTAGAAAATGCACAATTGCGTAGTAATGTCTATTGGAATCATAAAGGTGCTGCGTTTACCGAGCAGATGGAAAATTTCGGTCTCCCTAATTTTGATGAGTATGGTAAAAAACGTCCAGTTGGCTATGATCCGGGAATACAATACAACGCATGGTTAGAGTATACATGGGATACTGCGTTGGAATTTTGCGAGATGATATTGGAAAGTGAAAGTTATTCGAATAATAATATAAGTGAATATATCCCATTCGTAAAGTCTACGCTTGATTTCTTTGATGAACATTATCGTTACCTTGCTAAATCAAGGGGAATAAAAGAACTTGATGGTGATGGGAAACTCATTATATATCCTGGATCTGGAGCAGAAACATTCAAGATGGCATATAATCCTACTTCAACTGTTGCAGGGCTCAAAGTCGTTACTTCCTCACTTATAGCTTACCTGTCTAAACATAATTCAGATTCTATATCATTAAATAAGTATAAAGAACTGTTGCAACGCATACCGGATATTTCTTTCAGAGAGGTGGATGGACATAAAATATTGTCGCCTGCTGTAACATGGGCGAGGGTTAATAATACAGAACCAACAGAATTATATCCGGTTTTTCCATGGCATATATATGGTGTTGGAAAACCAGATATTAAGTTAGCTCAAGATACATACCTATATGATCCTTTTGCATTGAAATTTAGATCACATGTAGGATGGAAACAAGATAATATTTGGGCAGCAGATTTAGGACTTGCTGATGAGGCTGCAAGACTAGCACAACTGAAACTGTCTGATGGCCCTTATCGCTTTCCTGCTTTTTGGGGACCAGGATTTGATTGGTCTCCAGATCATAATTGGGGAGGAAGTGGTATGATTGGTCTGCAGGATATGCTCTTACAAGAGGCCGACGGGAAAATAATAATATTCCCTGCGTGGCCAAAATCATGGAATGTACATTTTAAACTTCATGCTACACAGAAAACGACAGTTGAGGCAATTCTTAAGGATGGCAAAATAACAGAACTTATAGTTTTGCCTAAGTCAAGAACTAAGGATGTAGTGAGCAACATCAATTAA
- the pstA gene encoding phosphate ABC transporter permease PstA, with the protein MDNTINMEKTAGLLSSISYRKAKNNIFKIAVMLFSFLTISMVFLIIGTLLVKGYKQINWAFFTEVAPDTFTAMMATASGEVIPGGIANGILGSIYLVLIASVIAIPIGIVIGVYLSENSKKKYACVIRDIADILQGVPSIVIGIIAYIWVVVPLTKGYSVLAGGVALSIMMLPLIVRSTEESLKMVPETLKEAALALGTPYYKVIWRVLIPTAFSGLISGILLAVSRVLGETAPLMLTTLGNPDINWNIVKPGSAVPLLIWQFYNDPNMVNLIWSSTIFLMGFVLILNLISKWIGAKRK; encoded by the coding sequence ATGGATAATACTATTAATATGGAGAAAACGGCAGGGTTGCTATCTTCAATTAGTTATAGAAAAGCTAAAAACAATATCTTCAAGATAGCTGTGATGCTATTTTCTTTCCTTACAATCTCGATGGTATTCCTAATTATCGGTACATTGCTAGTGAAAGGTTACAAGCAGATCAACTGGGCTTTCTTTACTGAAGTTGCCCCCGACACGTTTACCGCCATGATGGCTACTGCTAGTGGAGAGGTTATCCCAGGAGGAATAGCCAACGGTATACTTGGTTCGATCTATTTGGTCCTAATTGCATCTGTCATAGCCATTCCAATAGGAATCGTCATCGGGGTGTATCTCTCAGAGAATAGTAAGAAAAAATATGCATGCGTGATACGTGATATCGCAGACATCCTACAGGGTGTGCCTTCTATCGTTATCGGTATCATTGCTTATATCTGGGTAGTGGTTCCATTGACCAAAGGATATTCTGTTTTAGCCGGCGGTGTTGCTCTATCTATTATGATGCTACCGCTGATTGTGCGATCCACAGAGGAGTCGCTCAAAATGGTTCCTGAAACACTCAAAGAGGCAGCCCTTGCCTTAGGTACACCTTATTATAAAGTGATATGGCGTGTGCTCATACCTACGGCTTTCTCAGGACTAATTAGCGGCATACTGCTTGCCGTTTCGCGTGTGCTTGGCGAGACCGCCCCGCTGATGCTCACAACATTGGGTAATCCAGACATCAATTGGAACATAGTTAAACCGGGTTCGGCTGTACCATTGTTGATTTGGCAGTTTTATAACGACCCTAACATGGTGAATCTGATATGGAGCTCAACTATATTCCTGATGGGATTTGTGCTGATACTCAATCTGATATCAAAATGGATCGGGGCAAAAAGAAAATAA
- the pstB gene encoding phosphate ABC transporter ATP-binding protein PstB: MMNIKENTNAPVISIEDISISYGDDKYAVKHVSATIDDNSITAIMGPSGCGKTTLLRAINRMHELYPNISTEGKILLSGDNIYEMPTINLRRQIGMVFQRPNPFPTLSIYDNVIAGYRLNGIRMKKQERDEIVEKSLRDVALWDEVKDTLHSKGNFLSGGQQQRLCLARTIAFRPKVILLDEPTSALDPISTSKIEDLLVELKKNYTIIMVTHNMSQAARISDKSMFMYLGELVEYDNTKKMFTTPTDPRTEAYLTGKFG; the protein is encoded by the coding sequence ATGATGAATATTAAAGAAAATACAAATGCGCCGGTGATATCTATTGAGGATATTTCAATCAGCTACGGTGACGATAAATATGCGGTGAAACATGTTTCGGCAACGATAGACGATAATTCTATCACAGCCATCATGGGACCATCCGGATGCGGCAAAACTACTCTATTGAGGGCAATCAACCGTATGCACGAGCTTTACCCAAACATCAGTACTGAGGGTAAAATATTACTCAGTGGTGATAATATCTATGAAATGCCTACAATAAATCTGCGTCGCCAGATTGGTATGGTATTCCAACGCCCAAACCCTTTCCCCACACTCAGCATCTACGATAATGTGATTGCCGGTTACCGTCTCAACGGCATTCGTATGAAGAAGCAGGAACGTGATGAGATCGTAGAGAAGTCGTTGCGTGATGTGGCCCTGTGGGACGAGGTGAAAGACACATTGCATAGCAAAGGTAATTTCCTGTCAGGCGGTCAGCAGCAGAGACTTTGTCTCGCCCGCACTATAGCCTTCCGTCCGAAAGTGATATTACTCGATGAGCCTACTTCGGCTCTTGACCCTATATCCACTTCTAAAATAGAAGACCTGCTTGTGGAACTGAAAAAGAACTATACCATTATTATGGTCACTCATAATATGTCGCAGGCTGCGCGTATATCAGACAAGTCGATGTTTATGTATCTAGGTGAATTGGTGGAATATGACAACACCAAGAAGATGTTTACTACTCCGACAGATCCGCGTACCGAGGCATATCTTACAGGTAAGTTTGGATAA
- a CDS encoding aminopeptidase P family protein, with amino-acid sequence MSIKERISALRDIMKSENLDAFIFPSTDPHNGEYIPEHWEGRKWISGFNGSAGIAVVTQSKAALWTDSRYFIAAAENLKGSEFELMKEKVPGTPSISKWLGVNLAYVDNPSVGIDGMVNSQTTVSSLIYELRNEGGITLRTNFDPLNFIWKDRPAIPENKIKIHSTEYAGEPSHVKIERIRENLHKNHACGVLISALDDIAWTLNMRGNDVHCNPVFVSYLLIDPVGATLFINSKKLNAETTEYLINEGVTVDEYDNVKNRLKQYSEYNILLDPDEINYTLYNMVGCKEIVNGKSPASYMKTIKNTAEIKGFKNAMTRDGVAMVKFLMWLKPAVARGGQTEMSIDKKLTGLRAEQNLYRDISFDTIAAYQEHGAIVHYEATKETDIPLISKGLILIDSGAQYLDGTTDITRTIALGDVSEEQKKIYTLVLKGHIQLEMLKFPNGASGTQLDAIAKKDIWREGMNYLHGTGHGVGSYLNVHEGNHQIRMEWKPAPLLSGMTVTDEPGLYLSGRFGVRIENTLLIKQYKTTEFGEFLEFEPLTLCPIDTVPIVKKMMTDEEILWLNQYHRMVYEKLSPYLNSEEKEWLIASTKSISK; translated from the coding sequence ATGTCTATAAAAGAAAGAATATCTGCTTTGAGAGATATTATGAAAAGCGAAAATCTTGATGCTTTTATCTTTCCAAGTACAGATCCTCATAATGGTGAATACATTCCTGAACATTGGGAGGGACGTAAATGGATCTCCGGTTTTAATGGTTCGGCAGGGATTGCTGTTGTTACTCAATCTAAAGCAGCTCTTTGGACTGACTCTAGGTATTTTATAGCTGCAGCAGAAAATCTGAAGGGTTCGGAGTTTGAACTCATGAAGGAAAAAGTGCCCGGTACTCCTTCTATAAGTAAATGGTTGGGCGTTAATTTGGCTTATGTTGATAATCCATCTGTAGGGATAGATGGTATGGTAAATTCTCAAACTACGGTGAGTTCTCTTATTTATGAATTAAGAAATGAGGGTGGCATAACGCTCAGAACAAATTTTGATCCTTTGAATTTCATATGGAAGGACAGACCTGCTATACCGGAAAATAAAATAAAAATTCATTCGACCGAATATGCAGGTGAACCTTCTCACGTGAAAATCGAAAGAATACGTGAAAATTTGCACAAGAATCATGCTTGTGGTGTTCTTATATCTGCTTTGGATGATATTGCATGGACTCTAAATATGAGAGGAAATGATGTACATTGCAATCCTGTCTTCGTTTCTTATTTGCTTATAGATCCTGTAGGTGCTACCTTATTTATTAATAGCAAGAAACTTAATGCCGAAACGACGGAATATCTTATAAACGAAGGCGTGACTGTTGATGAATATGATAATGTGAAAAATAGGCTAAAGCAGTATTCTGAATATAATATATTACTTGATCCTGATGAAATAAACTATACATTATATAATATGGTTGGATGTAAGGAAATCGTAAATGGGAAATCACCGGCATCATATATGAAAACCATAAAGAATACGGCTGAAATAAAAGGATTTAAAAATGCGATGACTAGAGATGGTGTGGCAATGGTTAAATTCTTGATGTGGCTTAAACCAGCTGTTGCTAGAGGTGGGCAGACAGAAATGTCAATAGATAAAAAACTAACTGGGTTGCGTGCTGAGCAAAATTTATATAGAGATATATCCTTTGACACAATTGCTGCATATCAGGAACATGGGGCCATCGTTCATTATGAAGCAACAAAAGAAACCGATATCCCTTTGATCAGCAAGGGACTTATATTGATTGACTCTGGTGCACAGTATTTAGATGGAACTACTGATATAACAAGAACAATAGCTCTTGGAGATGTCTCAGAAGAACAAAAGAAAATATATACACTCGTGCTTAAAGGACATATACAATTAGAGATGTTGAAATTTCCAAATGGCGCAAGTGGAACCCAACTGGATGCAATAGCAAAAAAAGATATTTGGAGAGAGGGGATGAATTATCTTCATGGTACAGGACATGGGGTTGGTTCTTATCTGAATGTTCATGAAGGTAATCATCAGATAAGGATGGAATGGAAACCTGCACCGCTACTTTCAGGTATGACTGTTACTGATGAACCTGGTTTGTATCTTTCGGGGCGATTCGGTGTAAGAATAGAAAACACGTTGCTCATAAAACAATATAAAACAACAGAATTTGGCGAATTTCTGGAATTTGAACCGTTAACGCTATGTCCTATAGATACTGTACCAATAGTTAAAAAGATGATGACAGATGAAGAAATATTATGGCTTAATCAATATCATAGAATGGTTTATGAAAAATTATCTCCTTATTTAAACAGTGAAGAAAAGGAATGGCTAATAGCCTCTACAAAGTCTATAAGTAAGTGA
- a CDS encoding malate dehydrogenase produces MEFLTNEKLTIVGAAGMIGSNMAQTAAMLKLTPNICLYDVYEPGLEGVTEEMRHCGFEGVNFTFTTDVKEALTGAKYIISSGGAPRKQGMTREDLLKGNAGVAEQLGKDIKSYCPDVKHVVIIFNPADITGLVTLIWSGLKPSQVSTLAALDSIRLQSELAKHFGIAQSEVTGCRTYGGHGEAMAVFASTAKVAGTPLTDLIGTSKLTNEQWEEIKQKTVQGGSNIIKLRGRSSFQSPAYVSVRMIEAAMGGEEFAWPAGRYVSFAGIDHIMMAMEVTITKNGSAYEEVVGTAEEMDALKKSYEHLVTMRQEVIDLGVVPPVEKWGEINPNLK; encoded by the coding sequence ATGGAATTCTTAACTAACGAGAAACTTACCATTGTCGGCGCAGCCGGAATGATAGGTTCAAACATGGCTCAGACAGCCGCAATGTTAAAACTTACTCCTAACATCTGCCTTTATGATGTTTACGAGCCAGGACTAGAAGGTGTAACAGAAGAAATGCGTCATTGCGGATTTGAAGGTGTAAACTTCACATTCACAACAGATGTAAAAGAAGCGCTTACAGGTGCTAAATACATTATTTCTTCTGGTGGTGCTCCACGTAAACAAGGTATGACACGTGAGGATTTACTGAAAGGTAATGCTGGAGTAGCAGAACAACTAGGTAAAGATATCAAATCATATTGCCCTGATGTTAAACACGTTGTTATCATCTTCAACCCAGCAGACATTACCGGTCTAGTTACTCTTATTTGGTCTGGTCTGAAACCATCACAGGTTTCTACACTTGCAGCTCTAGATTCTATTCGTCTTCAGAGCGAACTAGCTAAACACTTCGGTATAGCTCAGAGCGAAGTAACAGGTTGTCGCACATACGGAGGTCATGGTGAAGCTATGGCTGTATTTGCTTCTACAGCAAAGGTTGCCGGCACACCTCTAACAGACCTTATCGGTACATCTAAGCTTACAAACGAGCAGTGGGAAGAGATCAAGCAGAAAACAGTTCAGGGTGGTTCTAACATCATCAAACTTCGTGGTCGTTCTTCATTCCAGAGCCCTGCATATGTATCAGTACGTATGATTGAAGCAGCTATGGGTGGTGAAGAATTCGCATGGCCTGCAGGTCGCTACGTATCATTCGCTGGTATTGACCATATCATGATGGCTATGGAAGTAACTATCACAAAGAATGGTTCTGCTTACGAAGAAGTTGTAGGTACTGCTGAAGAGATGGACGCTCTTAAGAAGAGCTATGAGCACCTCGTTACTATGCGTCAGGAAGTTATTGACCTTGGTGTTGTTCCTCCAGTTGAAAAATGGGGCGAAATCAATCCTAACTTGAAATAA
- a CDS encoding gamma carbonic anhydrase family protein, which yields MALIKSIKGLTPKWGKECYFSENATIVGDVVMGDECSIWFNAVLRGDVCPIHIGDRTNVQDGSCLHVTNKIGPLNIGNDVTIGHNATVHACTIHDGALIGMGSTLLDNCEVGEGAIIAAGALVLSNTKIGSHEIWGGVPAKFIKKTKPNQAEDFARHYVMYSKWYLEEDSKEQH from the coding sequence ATGGCTTTAATTAAATCTATAAAAGGACTTACTCCTAAATGGGGAAAAGAATGTTACTTCAGCGAGAACGCCACCATTGTAGGCGATGTAGTAATGGGTGATGAATGTTCAATATGGTTTAACGCTGTTCTAAGAGGTGATGTCTGTCCTATACATATAGGCGACAGAACTAACGTACAAGATGGTTCATGCCTGCATGTAACAAATAAGATAGGTCCTCTTAATATAGGTAATGATGTAACTATTGGGCATAATGCCACTGTTCATGCATGCACGATACATGATGGTGCACTAATAGGAATGGGATCTACCTTACTAGACAACTGTGAAGTAGGTGAAGGGGCTATAATAGCTGCCGGAGCTTTAGTTTTATCCAATACAAAGATAGGCTCTCACGAAATATGGGGTGGAGTACCAGCCAAGTTCATAAAGAAGACCAAACCTAATCAAGCAGAAGACTTTGCAAGGCATTACGTTATGTATTCTAAATGGTATCTTGAAGAAGATAGTAAGGAGCAACATTAA
- the pstS gene encoding phosphate ABC transporter substrate-binding protein PstS, with translation MKKSIILVALLSLMTLGNKVSAQSISGAGATFPQPFYNAAFVTYERLAHAKVTYGGIGSGGGIRSLKDKIVDFGASDAFLTNAELKEMPATIVHIPTCSGAVVVAYNLPGVKQIRLTPSVLASIFLGQIKNWNHPALRKLNPGVRFPNKEITVVHRSDGSGTTNMFTDYLTKVNNVWRTKVGAGKTVNWPVGIGAKGNPGVAGAIHQTYGAIGYVGSEYAFAQREPSALIQNKAGKFIKATVASTSAAGKGRIPADTRVMLNNSSAPTAYPIAGFTWLILYKEQAYNNRSLAQAQATLKLIDWMVSRNAQVLAVKTNYAPLPAGVAARAKAILRTVTYRGKRILK, from the coding sequence ATGAAAAAGAGTATTATTTTAGTTGCATTGTTGAGTTTGATGACTCTAGGCAACAAGGTTAGCGCGCAGTCAATTTCAGGTGCAGGAGCTACATTCCCACAACCATTCTATAATGCAGCATTTGTAACATATGAGAGACTTGCACATGCTAAAGTAACTTATGGTGGTATTGGTTCTGGAGGCGGTATCCGCAGTCTGAAAGATAAAATCGTAGACTTCGGTGCATCAGATGCATTCCTTACTAATGCAGAACTCAAAGAGATGCCGGCTACTATCGTACATATCCCTACATGTAGCGGTGCTGTAGTAGTGGCTTACAATCTACCAGGTGTAAAGCAAATTAGGCTTACTCCTTCTGTATTAGCTTCTATTTTTCTAGGACAAATAAAAAATTGGAATCATCCTGCTCTAAGAAAATTGAATCCAGGTGTGAGATTCCCAAATAAGGAGATCACTGTAGTTCACCGTTCAGATGGTAGTGGTACTACTAATATGTTCACCGATTATCTTACTAAAGTGAATAACGTATGGCGTACTAAGGTTGGTGCAGGCAAGACTGTCAACTGGCCTGTAGGTATTGGCGCAAAAGGAAATCCAGGTGTCGCAGGAGCTATTCATCAGACATATGGAGCCATTGGATATGTAGGTTCTGAATACGCTTTCGCTCAGCGCGAACCGTCAGCACTAATCCAAAACAAGGCAGGTAAGTTCATCAAGGCAACTGTAGCTTCTACAAGCGCAGCCGGAAAAGGTAGAATCCCAGCAGATACACGTGTTATGCTTAATAATTCATCAGCTCCTACAGCTTATCCTATCGCAGGTTTTACATGGCTAATTCTCTATAAGGAACAGGCTTACAACAACCGCAGTTTAGCACAGGCTCAAGCAACTCTGAAACTGATAGACTGGATGGTAAGTCGTAATGCACAAGTGCTAGCTGTTAAAACTAATTATGCCCCACTTCCAGCAGGTGTAGCCGCAAGAGCAAAAGCTATACTACGCACAGTGACATATAGAGGAAAAAGAATACTGAAGTAA
- a CDS encoding phosphate signaling complex PhoU family protein, giving the protein MAITKDNALHSLLSHFNEMVELVMRQLEIVDKLLVDGTIDIPAQIQQEIENNENRIDGFEISLGNEIINIIALQNPVASDVRKIISAYQMVSNLERIGDQVKNIDKFLSRIEDKTVFEHMLPVISSMMASSILMVKKSVSAFLNDDNDAAVWTIKNDDFVDDINHKLIKDTIKKSQYSEETRHLLFTFINLNGIISNIERIADHATNIAEASIYTNVGENLRHPKVEKDEEETKLNH; this is encoded by the coding sequence ATGGCAATAACAAAAGACAATGCATTACATTCCTTATTGAGCCATTTCAATGAAATGGTGGAATTGGTAATGCGCCAGTTGGAAATCGTGGATAAGCTTCTTGTTGACGGCACCATAGATATTCCCGCTCAAATTCAACAAGAAATAGAAAATAATGAAAATCGTATAGACGGTTTCGAGATAAGTCTTGGCAACGAGATTATCAATATTATTGCGTTGCAGAATCCTGTAGCATCTGATGTCCGCAAGATAATTTCCGCTTATCAGATGGTTTCCAATTTGGAGCGTATCGGTGATCAGGTGAAGAATATAGACAAGTTTCTTTCTCGTATAGAGGACAAAACTGTGTTTGAACATATGTTGCCTGTCATATCGAGTATGATGGCGTCAAGTATATTGATGGTTAAGAAATCAGTCTCAGCTTTCCTTAATGATGATAATGATGCGGCCGTCTGGACTATTAAAAACGATGATTTTGTAGATGATATTAATCACAAACTCATAAAGGATACTATCAAGAAGAGCCAGTATTCAGAAGAAACACGTCATCTACTCTTTACCTTTATTAATCTTAATGGCATCATATCTAACATTGAACGTATTGCCGACCATGCCACAAATATAGCTGAGGCTTCAATATATACAAATGTGGGCGAAAATTTGCGCCATCCGAAGGTGGAAAAAGATGAAGAAGAAACTAAACTAAACCATTAA